The sequence below is a genomic window from Arthrobacter sp. Soc17.1.1.1.
TCCACAATTCACTGGTGTGTTGCTCCAGGGCTTTGATGGCTGCCTGGAAACCTTCGGCTGGGCTCGGGATGTCCGGGGAAGGCTTTGTCATACCCGTCATCGTAGGTTCTTGAGTTCCTCCACCCTGGCTGGATGAGGTTCAGTGCGGGTTCGATGACGGGCCGTGCCTACGGGCGGCCCGCAAGGGCTACACCGTGCACATTCCGGGATTCCTGATCGATACCCGGTTCCCTGAGTACCGGGAAGCAATTGCTCACCACGGGACAGGGCTTCTACTCCACCAAGGCCTACGCCTTCACGGACAAGAGCATCGAGGTCGTGAAAGTTTCGCTCGGGATGCCTCGCGATCGTTGCGGCTCGCTGTGCGTATGGCGACCTTGAGTGAGACCGCTAAGCACCGCAAGACAGCGATGGAGTCCCGCATCTGGTCACGCAAATGTCAGTGACCAGCGCTGCGGCCCGTTGTCGGAGCATGAGGAAAGCGGCGTGAAGCCAAAAAGGACTGAGTGGGCGGCGACTGTGTGTCCAGCGGGTACGACGACGTGTAGGGCCTGAATGTTGGGAGCGGCCCGGGCGGTGTCCATGGCTATGCGGAGGGCGGCCTTTCCATAGCCCTGACGGCGGCGTTTGGGATCTATGGCGAGGCCTACACACACGATCCCGGGATGAACGGCTCGTGACGTGAAGGTGATGAGTCCTACGATGCGCTGGTGCTCGTAGTCGAGGATCAACCGGGCGGAATTGTCCTTGGCGCGCTGCGCGATTCCGCCGGCTGATTGCGACGTGTATGCGTAAAGCGCATCCTGAGGGCATTCCTGAGGTTCGGGGCTTGAGCAGAACGCTTTGCATTCGGTGGAAGCGAAATAGTCCGGCAGCGTTTGACCGACGAACGACTGGGCCGCCCTCACATTTCCCTGTGCCAAAGCCATGGTGGCTCCACGGCCCAGGGGAAGCAGGGTTGTGTCTTCTGCTTCAAGAGCAGGAGAGAACCAGGGCGAATCGGAAGAGAAGATGCGATTACCTCCCCTTCCGGCATGATTTTCCGACATCGTGCTGCAATGAAACAGCTACTTCGAGGGTTTGATGCGTACTGGTTGGGCGTTGAGGGTCCCGGTCAACAGTGCGTATGCTTCGGCGAAGTCTCGGGCCTGGGCGGCACTGACAGTGGCAATCTTCGTCAGCAGGTGCAATTCAGCGGCGTACTTTGCCTCGTTGTAAGCCCTGGTTTCCTCCTCGCCGCGTCCAGGATCCTGTGAGTCCTTGTCGTCCGAGTGATCCTTCGCCATAGTGTTACACCCCTTGATAATCGGCTGGACATTCGTCCAGCAACTGGTCGTTCGGTTTACTGTACTGCTG
It includes:
- a CDS encoding GNAT family N-acetyltransferase — its product is MALAQGNVRAAQSFVGQTLPDYFASTECKAFCSSPEPQECPQDALYAYTSQSAGGIAQRAKDNSARLILDYEHQRIVGLITFTSRAVHPGIVCVGLAIDPKRRRQGYGKAALRIAMDTARAAPNIQALHVVVPAGHTVAAHSVLFGFTPLSSCSDNGPQRWSLTFA